From Hermetia illucens chromosome 6, iHerIll2.2.curated.20191125, whole genome shotgun sequence, one genomic window encodes:
- the LOC119659725 gene encoding kelch repeat and BTB domain-containing protein 3-like, with the protein MNQFDPVIVEMVSKYSNTGRIELCTNTVTGVFQMAVFLKLPELPTLCVGFMLGSVNLTSCIPFWKLAEFYNVQPLRIYLRTFISNSLNDVMKTTDFLELEVEHVKRLLSDVRLKYSEAPQRYEMVYLAVMHWIRYKVIERRWYIGRLLRLIRPEEISAQFLNEVILDNKLMTENDAAKKWLWNNFNVRFNRRRN; encoded by the exons ATGAATCAGTTTGATCCTGTGATTGTGGAAATGGTTTCGAAATACTCGAACACTGGAAGGATTGAACTTTGCACAAATACGGTAACGGGTGTCTTCCAAATGGCAGTTTTCCTAAAATTGCCTGAGTTGCCGACGCTTTGCGTTGGGTTCATGCTAGGCTCCGTGAATTTGACCAGTTGCATTCCGTTCTGGAAGTTAGCAG AATTCTACAACGTGCAACCATTACGAATTTATCTTCGAACGTTTATATCCAACTCTTTGAATGATGTGATGAAGACAAccgatttcctcgagttggaggTGGAGCAT GTAAAGCGTCTACTCAGTGATGTCAGATTGAAATACTCCGAAGCCCCTCAACGCTATGAGATGGTTTACTTAGCTGTAATGCATTGGATCAGATACAAAGTAATAGAGCGACGTTGGTACATAGGAAGACTCCTGCGGTTAATAAGACCCGAGGAGATCAGCGCACAGTTTCTAAACGAAGTAATTCTAGACAATAAATTGATGACGGAAAATGATGCTGCTAAGAAATGGCTGTGGAACAATTTTAATGTTAGGTTCAATCGCCGAAGAAATTGA